The Gemmatimonadota bacterium genome includes a window with the following:
- a CDS encoding phytanoyl-CoA dioxygenase family protein, protein MGQHISEAQWATYEAQGYLHLGNVMDDGELEALQQRIDEIMLGTASIDYDHVMMQLDSDPENNGKPGPQSKGHKYATLGYRKIQNLELDPLFLSFLQKPQFREICEHIYGKNTPVDCFRAMFMNKPAHDGTPLIWHQDRWTDLTLDPQITIWTALDPTSVENGCVKIIPESHHRLINPEQGSGFLTEEHIETIVSQYEPIDLILEAGDSVLLHNWMLHSSGVNTTDIARRAFSVCYMHGDTRSLRGNTFTRVFGKGAVVPKAVA, encoded by the coding sequence ATGGGTCAGCATATTTCTGAAGCACAGTGGGCAACTTATGAAGCGCAGGGGTATCTTCATCTCGGCAATGTAATGGACGATGGGGAACTGGAGGCATTACAGCAGCGAATTGATGAGATCATGCTGGGCACGGCGTCCATCGACTACGACCATGTGATGATGCAACTGGATTCCGACCCCGAGAACAATGGAAAACCCGGCCCACAGAGCAAAGGACATAAATACGCGACACTCGGGTATCGCAAAATTCAAAATTTGGAATTGGATCCCCTCTTTCTCTCGTTTTTGCAAAAACCACAATTCCGAGAAATCTGCGAACACATCTATGGCAAAAATACGCCTGTAGATTGTTTTCGAGCGATGTTTATGAACAAACCCGCACACGACGGCACCCCGCTGATATGGCATCAGGACCGCTGGACCGATCTAACCCTCGATCCCCAAATCACGATATGGACGGCTCTGGATCCCACATCAGTTGAGAACGGCTGTGTGAAAATTATTCCGGAATCGCATCACAGGCTGATAAATCCCGAGCAAGGCTCCGGATTTTTGACCGAAGAACACATCGAGACCATTGTATCTCAATACGAGCCAATAGATTTAATATTAGAAGCCGGCGACTCGGTTTTGCTCCACAACTGGATGCTGCACAGTTCGGGCGTAAACACCACAGATATTGCGCGACGCGCATTCAGCGTGTGTTATATGCACGGTGACACGCGCTCATTGCGCGGCAACACCTTCACCCGGGTCTTTGGCAAAGGCGCAGTGGTTCCCAAAGCCGTCGCGTAA
- the pabB gene encoding aminodeoxychorismate synthase component I, whose translation MSEPIVLFESHRKGASFRFCDLRDIICVSHPKDVGPALERIERAVHSGLHAAGFLSYEAASGLDPVLKTHVPGDFPLMWFGLFRHREHIPVGTPNGGHYDLGAWRPSVSRAAYDTALNRIRDLITAGDTYQVNYSFRLRANFSGNSLDLYRDLCRAQRTDYAAYLDIGRFQILSASPELFFSLKNNTLTARPMKGTALRGRWWKEDEARAKQLQKSEKDRAENVMIVDLLRSDLGRISSSVKVPSLWQVERYETVLQMTSTVTSRMRCGVGLRELATALFPCGSVTGAPKVRTMEIIKEVERTARGIYTGSIGYLSPGGDIAFNVAIRTVCIDRKTGIAEFGVGSGITSDSSNDGEYEECLTKARMLAKQQPAFDLFETLRYEVKNGFFLIDRHIDRIEASARYFGFAFDRSSVLSALEKAVSGLESSHRVRLVLSREGCVKVEIAPLKNTSQNRALSARISSLPVDSRDPLLFHKTTRRDPYTYRLNRYPTCEEIILINERGEATECSIGNLVAKLDDLYVTPPISCGLLGGTFRAELLSRGKLAEQVLKVDDLKRAETLYMINSVRKWTRLKLVD comes from the coding sequence ATGTCAGAACCCATCGTTTTATTTGAATCGCATCGCAAAGGTGCGAGTTTTCGTTTTTGCGACCTGCGCGATATCATTTGCGTTTCGCACCCCAAAGATGTTGGTCCCGCACTCGAACGCATTGAACGGGCAGTCCATTCGGGATTACACGCAGCGGGATTTTTGTCTTATGAAGCCGCATCGGGCCTGGATCCCGTTTTAAAAACGCACGTACCGGGAGATTTTCCGCTCATGTGGTTCGGCCTGTTTCGGCATCGCGAACATATCCCTGTCGGAACACCGAATGGTGGGCACTACGATCTGGGCGCGTGGCGCCCCTCTGTTTCGCGTGCTGCTTACGATACCGCCCTGAATCGCATTCGAGACCTCATCACTGCCGGTGATACCTATCAGGTTAATTACTCTTTTCGGCTGCGAGCAAATTTTTCGGGCAATAGCCTGGACCTTTACCGCGATCTATGTCGGGCGCAGCGCACGGATTATGCGGCGTATTTGGATATCGGACGTTTTCAAATCTTATCGGCTTCACCCGAATTGTTTTTTTCATTAAAAAATAACACGTTAACCGCGCGTCCGATGAAAGGCACTGCACTTCGGGGACGGTGGTGGAAAGAAGACGAAGCGCGTGCAAAACAGCTTCAGAAATCCGAGAAAGACCGAGCAGAAAATGTGATGATCGTCGATTTGCTGCGTAGCGATTTGGGGCGCATTTCAAGTAGTGTGAAAGTGCCATCACTATGGCAGGTCGAGCGTTATGAAACCGTATTGCAGATGACCTCAACCGTAACATCGCGCATGCGTTGTGGCGTGGGATTGCGCGAACTGGCGACAGCACTCTTCCCGTGCGGCTCTGTGACCGGCGCGCCCAAAGTGCGTACCATGGAAATTATCAAAGAAGTAGAGCGAACTGCGCGGGGAATTTATACTGGAAGCATTGGCTACCTATCGCCGGGAGGGGACATAGCCTTTAATGTGGCGATTCGCACAGTCTGCATTGACCGCAAAACGGGTATTGCAGAATTTGGTGTGGGTAGTGGCATAACCAGCGATTCCTCAAATGATGGCGAATACGAAGAGTGTTTGACCAAAGCGCGCATGCTTGCCAAACAACAACCCGCTTTTGACTTATTTGAAACCCTGCGATACGAAGTCAAAAACGGGTTCTTCTTGATAGATCGTCATATAGATCGGATAGAAGCATCCGCGCGATATTTTGGATTTGCTTTTGATCGGTCAAGCGTCCTATCTGCGCTCGAAAAGGCAGTATCGGGCCTGGAATCATCACATCGGGTGCGCCTTGTCCTATCGCGCGAGGGCTGTGTAAAGGTCGAAATCGCACCACTGAAAAATACATCGCAAAATCGCGCGCTTTCCGCCCGTATCTCATCGCTGCCGGTTGACAGCCGCGATCCCCTCTTATTTCACAAAACAACGCGCCGCGATCCCTATACCTATCGATTGAACAGGTACCCAACCTGTGAAGAAATCATTCTCATCAACGAACGCGGCGAAGCAACAGAATGCAGCATTGGCAATCTCGTCGCAAAATTGGATGACCTGTATGTAACACCTCCCATTTCCTGTGGTCTATTGGGCGGCACCTTTCGCGCCGAATTATTATCACGGGGAAAACTTGCAGAGCAAGTGTTAAAAGTAGATGACCTGAAACGCGCGGAAACACTCTACATGATCAATTCTGTGCGAAAATGGACAAGGCTTAAACTCGTAGATTAG
- a CDS encoding DegT/DnrJ/EryC1/StrS family aminotransferase produces MYRIGQPEIKRVEKLLESGEIFRYGKAGECDQFEADWGKRLGGVQVRMTTSGTASLYCALIGLKVGPGDSVIVPSCTYMATALAVVAAGAMPIIAEVDESITLSPEDVERKIAPHTKAIIPVHMWGLPCNMDALMDIAEKRGVKVLEDACQAVGGGYKGRELGSIGHAGAFSFNYFKNMTSGEGGAFISADESIFRRGSVAADCCSYYWNPDEHRPDEQFAGLNFRATEISGAILNAQLERIDEMLDRMRGHKRTLTKVGEDAGLTSITNNSLDCECGTHVGFIFDSEKNARAFAKRISELKGRAFLPIDTGRHVYTRWDPIMRKQGAHHPALDPFNLPQNKALNIEYSMDMCPKSLDILSRAVLIGMHPDNDREKIDELADAIRESAHIAKHRKKEILA; encoded by the coding sequence ATGTACCGCATCGGACAACCCGAAATTAAGCGCGTTGAAAAACTCCTGGAAAGCGGTGAAATTTTTCGCTATGGCAAAGCTGGCGAATGCGATCAGTTTGAAGCAGATTGGGGAAAGCGATTAGGCGGTGTGCAGGTCCGCATGACCACCAGTGGCACGGCATCGCTTTATTGCGCCCTCATTGGTCTGAAAGTTGGACCTGGCGATTCGGTCATTGTGCCATCGTGTACCTATATGGCAACCGCACTCGCCGTTGTTGCCGCAGGAGCCATGCCCATCATTGCCGAAGTAGATGAATCGATCACCCTCTCGCCCGAAGATGTCGAACGAAAAATTGCCCCGCACACAAAAGCCATCATTCCCGTGCATATGTGGGGATTGCCCTGTAATATGGACGCGCTGATGGACATTGCAGAAAAACGCGGGGTAAAAGTATTGGAAGATGCCTGCCAGGCCGTGGGCGGTGGATACAAAGGGCGCGAACTCGGGTCCATCGGGCATGCCGGGGCATTCAGCTTTAACTATTTCAAAAACATGACCAGCGGCGAAGGCGGCGCGTTTATCTCTGCCGATGAATCGATATTTCGGCGCGGATCAGTAGCCGCAGATTGTTGTTCCTATTACTGGAATCCCGACGAACACCGCCCAGATGAACAATTTGCTGGATTGAATTTCAGAGCCACGGAAATCTCAGGCGCCATTCTCAATGCACAACTCGAACGCATCGACGAAATGCTGGATCGCATGCGCGGCCACAAAAGAACCCTGACAAAAGTGGGCGAAGACGCGGGCCTGACATCCATTACAAACAATAGTCTGGATTGCGAATGCGGGACCCATGTCGGCTTTATTTTCGATTCTGAAAAAAATGCACGCGCCTTTGCCAAACGGATATCGGAATTGAAAGGACGCGCTTTTTTGCCCATCGATACCGGGCGACACGTTTACACGCGATGGGATCCCATTATGCGAAAGCAGGGCGCACACCATCCCGCGCTCGACCCATTTAATCTGCCGCAAAACAAAGCATTGAATATCGAATACTCAATGGACATGTGCCCCAAATCGCTGGATATCTTGAGCCGCGCAGTACTCATTGGCATGCACCCGGACAACGACCGAGAAAAGATAGACGAACTTGCAGATGCCATACGGGAATCTGCACATATCGCGAAACATCGTAAAAAGGAGATTTTGGCATGA
- a CDS encoding tetratricopeptide repeat protein yields MKMQWILILILTLSNSVLSAPSKPAPRKPKEGQNEAAIRHYKEGLRHRDAAWVYEEKMSLTEGEERETYARFIQDLYNRALGEFAKATEQDSTYYQAFSSLGYVKRKTGDMDGAMTAYNRALTLNPNYAEAIEYRAEAYLITGHVEEMKKAYGVLAALNRPHAARLLTFVTQWADGATDADMATSLRTWASEQKEKLGEVKKFIEKW; encoded by the coding sequence ATGAAAATGCAATGGATATTAATTCTGATTTTGACCCTGAGCAACAGTGTCCTATCTGCGCCGAGTAAACCCGCACCTCGCAAACCCAAAGAGGGCCAAAACGAAGCTGCAATCCGCCACTACAAAGAAGGCTTGCGCCACCGGGATGCGGCCTGGGTCTATGAAGAAAAAATGTCACTCACAGAAGGAGAAGAGCGAGAAACGTATGCGCGGTTTATCCAGGACCTGTACAATCGCGCACTGGGAGAGTTTGCGAAAGCGACCGAGCAGGACTCGACCTATTACCAGGCATTTAGCAGCTTGGGATACGTCAAGCGCAAAACTGGGGATATGGATGGGGCAATGACAGCGTACAATCGCGCATTGACGCTAAATCCAAACTACGCAGAAGCCATTGAATATCGCGCAGAAGCGTATTTGATCACGGGACATGTGGAAGAAATGAAAAAAGCGTATGGCGTATTGGCCGCACTGAATCGCCCCCATGCAGCGCGATTGTTGACCTTTGTAACACAATGGGCAGATGGCGCAACCGATGCAGATATGGCGACCTCTTTGCGGACATGGGCATCTGAACAAAAAGAAAAGCTCGGCGAAGTGAAAAAATTTATTGAGAAGTGGTAA
- a CDS encoding DUF445 domain-containing protein, which translates to MNKSLVTNLLAVGLIGAGYVSPVYSDHLLAVGLFATSGALTNWLAVHMLFEKVPGLYGSGVVPSRFEEFKTGIHALIMNQFFTAENVKKFLAEQKIPDEFDADPVIEAVDCDRIFSRLMEAVMTSPFGSMINMIGGAAVLQPLRDPFVEKVRVEIRLLLSSPKFLDAIQRGLNTASHTDEMIDKVDAIVMQRLNELTPEMVKTIVQDMIHKHLGWLVVWGGVFGGFIGLVTSFFY; encoded by the coding sequence ATGAATAAAAGCCTTGTGACAAATCTGCTCGCGGTCGGCCTGATCGGTGCAGGTTATGTCAGTCCTGTTTATTCCGACCATTTGCTCGCGGTCGGGCTTTTTGCAACTTCGGGCGCTCTGACCAACTGGTTGGCGGTTCACATGCTTTTTGAGAAGGTGCCGGGACTTTACGGTTCGGGCGTTGTGCCGAGCCGGTTTGAAGAATTTAAGACGGGTATTCACGCTTTGATTATGAATCAGTTCTTTACCGCTGAAAATGTTAAAAAATTTCTCGCCGAACAAAAAATTCCAGATGAATTCGATGCCGACCCCGTTATTGAGGCCGTTGACTGCGACCGCATCTTCAGCCGCCTGATGGAGGCTGTTATGACCTCTCCTTTTGGCAGCATGATCAATATGATCGGCGGTGCGGCGGTATTACAGCCTCTCAGAGATCCGTTTGTCGAAAAAGTTCGGGTAGAAATCCGCCTCTTGCTCTCCTCTCCCAAATTTCTCGATGCCATCCAGAGAGGGTTGAATACCGCGAGTCATACAGATGAAATGATTGATAAGGTTGATGCCATTGTTATGCAGCGTCTAAACGAGTTGACGCCCGAAATGGTTAAGACCATTGTACAGGATATGATTCACAAACATCTGGGCTGGCTGGTCGTTTGGGGTGGCGTTTTTGGCGGTTTTATCGGTTTGGTTACCAGTTTTTTTTATTAG
- a CDS encoding M20/M25/M40 family metallo-hydrolase, which translates to MSYPQDDPNVLLLSDLLRVPAPSGREERMARVIMDRIADLGHAPKQDHQGNVWVEVPGQNPDLGRIALASHMDELAMVITAINADGTLQVRPSGGLYPWKLGECPVEIVSDGAETVAAHLCFGSMHTTDPSDPNTQFATGQSGITWPYCHLLTGLTPDQLSRAGVRVGSTAVPVAGVRGPHFFGPPDDPLVSAWLFDNRGGSLTLLRLLQRISEEKIKPNRTTCLCFLVQEETGLIGARGWTARNPVEIFIAVDSAPMPRNQQLRLDGRPAVWSRDSQMHFDQGLIADLASAAQRAGTELQYAVYDRAASDASGVLQAGHVPRAGTIGYPRENSHGYEVCRLSVFDNLIAALFSYLQS; encoded by the coding sequence ATGTCCTATCCTCAAGATGATCCCAATGTACTTTTGTTGTCAGACCTTTTGCGCGTTCCGGCGCCATCGGGCCGCGAAGAACGAATGGCCCGGGTTATTATGGATCGCATTGCCGATTTGGGACATGCGCCGAAACAAGACCATCAGGGCAATGTTTGGGTGGAAGTCCCCGGGCAAAATCCCGATCTGGGACGCATCGCGCTTGCCAGTCACATGGATGAACTCGCTATGGTGATTACCGCGATTAATGCCGATGGTACGTTGCAGGTGCGCCCGAGCGGTGGGTTGTATCCATGGAAACTCGGTGAATGTCCTGTTGAAATCGTTTCAGATGGCGCAGAGACAGTTGCGGCGCATCTCTGTTTTGGTTCTATGCATACGACTGATCCATCGGATCCCAACACGCAATTTGCAACAGGGCAAAGCGGCATTACCTGGCCCTATTGTCATTTACTCACTGGTTTGACACCCGATCAGCTCTCCCGCGCAGGTGTGCGCGTTGGATCGACTGCTGTACCAGTGGCCGGTGTGCGCGGGCCTCATTTTTTTGGGCCACCCGACGATCCGCTCGTTTCCGCGTGGTTATTTGACAACCGGGGCGGGAGTCTCACACTGTTGCGCCTGCTTCAGCGCATTTCAGAAGAAAAGATAAAACCCAATCGCACGACCTGCCTGTGTTTTCTCGTTCAGGAAGAAACCGGATTGATTGGGGCACGCGGTTGGACTGCGCGGAATCCGGTCGAAATTTTTATCGCGGTTGATTCTGCCCCTATGCCCCGGAACCAACAACTTCGGCTCGATGGTCGTCCAGCGGTCTGGTCAAGAGATAGCCAGATGCATTTTGATCAGGGCCTGATTGCCGATCTCGCATCAGCGGCTCAGCGCGCGGGTACAGAGTTGCAATACGCCGTGTACGATCGTGCGGCATCCGATGCCTCGGGCGTTCTTCAGGCGGGCCACGTGCCTCGGGCTGGAACTATTGGGTATCCGAGAGAAAATTCCCACGGTTATGAAGTCTGTCGTCTGAGCGTTTTTGACAATTTGATTGCCGCGTTGTTCTCTTATCTCCAATCTTGA
- a CDS encoding efflux RND transporter permease subunit, which translates to MNRPVTVAMCLVALLLVGIVAYFRVPVKFFPSGFTPAFLYVDIEYNHRNASPQEAEQQIARPLEEQLRAVKGIKKIRTYSASYGVDAPIEFQPDTDMVLAYNQVIDRLERLKLELPEEVRDQVYVYKFNVDSWSIMWAGVSLDLSIVDPYQFLNLHVKRRLERVEGVGRVSFWGVDEKEVMIELSHERLMTRGVDLGTVVQSLRSDNFALSVGHVREGGKRFFVRSLAKYQSIDEIKNILIRTPQGEVRLGDISDVVYDIPGRSWFQRIDGREAVSIAIYQESGANIVEVCERVVAAFQEIENDPLMENQIAFNVFFNQGEYINDSIRNLETTGLWGGLFAAMVLLFFLRTVRMTAIITLSIPLCVMITITALYFLGWSLNVLTMMGLMVGVGMVVDNAIVILENIYRMRGKGLPAKEAAIAGAGEVGLAITMATLTTVVVFLPLMLMSGSVELTFFLARIGVPVVVALVGSLFVALIFIPQAALRFGSSQVKSDPAIIQRTRHYYARMLNWTLTHRRDAFLIALALLGSISYPMNELKRGDSDGSMLNDFRIEFSFPKDFSIRDASDTIAEVEDFLDTRREKYGIETMRVWFRSTYGSIHVFLKKTNEAWWQTTYKSVRALIGIPIQQHLPRNTVIEDLKKHGPQFVGVKVAVQGQSRSGGEGGDSAVSLALYGDDVDVLADLVQEVDRRLREIPSVISVDSDLERANDEVQVIIDRERAQKFGLVARDVGRSIGFALQGVQLPYLQSDNHEIRVRLYLEKLNQQTLQRLKRLTFPSETGTQVSLLDFATLRVNQGRGTIRREDGKTRLRVRAFTTKEDVKELYGEIDRAMEGFEMPRGYTWDKGERYSKLREEDYTMYFAAIMAVTCVFLLMGVLFESFILPFSVLFSIPFAFLGVYWTLFATQTPMAGLAMVGIIVLIGVVVNNAIVLVDMVNRLRAEGMHRTAAIMEAGANRFRPIMMTTFTTVCGLLPMALGSSKVLGQPYAPMGFTMIGGLLSSTLLTLLLVPLFYTFLDDLRSALKRLTNSAFKALKVGDTQAADMAD; encoded by the coding sequence GTGAATCGCCCCGTCACGGTAGCGATGTGCCTGGTCGCGTTGCTCCTGGTGGGTATTGTGGCCTATTTTCGCGTACCGGTGAAATTCTTCCCCTCGGGATTTACACCGGCTTTTTTGTATGTGGATATCGAATACAATCACCGCAACGCCTCGCCCCAGGAAGCCGAACAACAAATCGCTCGCCCGTTGGAAGAACAGTTGCGCGCAGTAAAGGGCATAAAGAAAATTCGCACGTACAGCGCGTCTTATGGCGTGGATGCGCCCATTGAGTTTCAGCCCGATACAGATATGGTCCTGGCTTATAATCAGGTGATAGATCGCCTTGAGCGTCTCAAATTAGAATTGCCAGAAGAGGTACGCGATCAAGTCTATGTGTATAAGTTTAATGTAGATAGCTGGTCCATTATGTGGGCGGGCGTCTCTCTGGATCTATCCATTGTCGATCCCTATCAGTTCTTAAACCTGCATGTGAAACGGCGTTTAGAACGGGTCGAGGGCGTGGGCAGAGTCAGCTTTTGGGGTGTGGATGAAAAAGAAGTCATGATTGAACTGAGCCACGAGCGATTGATGACCCGGGGAGTGGATTTGGGAACGGTGGTGCAATCGCTGCGATCGGACAACTTCGCGCTTTCGGTCGGGCATGTGCGCGAAGGCGGCAAGCGATTTTTTGTGCGATCACTCGCCAAATATCAAAGTATAGATGAAATCAAAAATATTCTCATCCGCACCCCCCAGGGTGAGGTGCGCCTTGGAGATATATCAGACGTAGTTTACGATATCCCCGGACGGTCCTGGTTTCAGCGCATTGATGGGCGAGAAGCTGTATCGATCGCGATTTATCAAGAATCGGGCGCCAATATTGTAGAAGTATGCGAGCGCGTGGTGGCGGCTTTTCAAGAGATTGAAAACGATCCGCTCATGGAGAATCAGATCGCTTTCAATGTGTTTTTTAATCAGGGCGAATACATCAACGATTCGATTCGCAATTTGGAAACCACAGGACTTTGGGGTGGGCTATTTGCCGCGATGGTCTTGCTATTCTTTTTAAGGACCGTGCGGATGACGGCGATTATCACCCTATCTATTCCCCTGTGTGTGATGATTACAATTACGGCACTTTATTTTCTCGGCTGGTCGCTCAATGTCCTGACCATGATGGGCCTGATGGTAGGCGTGGGAATGGTGGTCGATAATGCCATTGTGATCCTGGAAAATATCTATCGCATGCGCGGCAAAGGGCTGCCCGCCAAAGAAGCGGCCATTGCAGGTGCTGGCGAAGTCGGATTGGCGATCACTATGGCAACGCTCACAACCGTTGTCGTATTTTTGCCGCTGATGCTGATGAGCGGCAGTGTAGAATTGACCTTTTTTCTCGCGCGCATTGGTGTACCAGTTGTGGTCGCACTTGTTGGATCGCTATTTGTGGCACTCATTTTTATTCCGCAGGCAGCATTGCGCTTTGGCAGTTCCCAGGTCAAATCCGACCCCGCCATCATTCAGCGCACGCGCCATTATTACGCGCGCATGCTGAACTGGACACTCACCCACCGGCGCGATGCATTTTTGATCGCCCTTGCCTTGCTCGGAAGCATCAGCTATCCAATGAACGAACTCAAACGCGGCGATTCGGACGGCAGCATGCTCAACGATTTTCGCATCGAGTTTAGTTTTCCAAAGGATTTTAGCATTCGAGATGCCAGCGACACAATCGCAGAAGTCGAGGATTTTTTAGATACCCGCCGCGAGAAATACGGGATTGAAACCATGCGCGTGTGGTTTAGATCTACGTATGGCTCTATTCACGTCTTTCTGAAAAAGACCAATGAAGCCTGGTGGCAAACAACCTATAAATCCGTACGCGCATTGATCGGTATTCCCATACAACAGCACTTACCGCGCAACACCGTCATCGAAGACCTGAAAAAGCACGGCCCCCAATTTGTAGGTGTCAAAGTGGCTGTACAGGGACAAAGCAGGAGCGGTGGTGAAGGCGGTGATTCTGCCGTTTCACTGGCTCTCTATGGGGATGATGTCGATGTACTCGCGGATCTGGTGCAAGAGGTTGACCGACGGCTAAGAGAAATCCCATCGGTCATAAGCGTGGATTCAGACCTGGAACGCGCCAATGATGAAGTGCAGGTCATTATCGACCGGGAACGCGCACAAAAATTTGGACTCGTAGCTCGAGACGTGGGGCGCAGCATTGGTTTCGCGCTTCAAGGCGTACAATTGCCCTATCTCCAATCTGACAACCACGAAATCAGGGTGCGCTTGTATTTGGAAAAATTGAATCAGCAAACACTGCAACGCCTGAAGCGTTTGACTTTTCCGTCTGAAACGGGCACACAGGTTTCATTGCTGGATTTTGCCACCCTGCGCGTAAATCAGGGACGCGGTACCATCAGACGCGAAGATGGCAAAACGCGGTTGCGGGTGCGGGCTTTCACAACCAAAGAAGACGTCAAAGAACTGTATGGAGAAATTGACCGCGCAATGGAAGGATTTGAAATGCCGCGCGGTTATACCTGGGACAAAGGGGAAAGATATTCCAAGCTGCGGGAAGAAGATTATACCATGTATTTCGCCGCGATTATGGCCGTGACCTGCGTATTCCTTTTAATGGGTGTTTTGTTCGAATCTTTTATACTGCCATTTTCTGTTTTGTTTTCCATCCCCTTTGCCTTTCTGGGCGTTTATTGGACGCTATTTGCGACCCAAACGCCTATGGCAGGATTGGCCATGGTAGGTATAATTGTGCTCATAGGTGTGGTCGTCAACAATGCGATTGTACTGGTCGATATGGTGAATCGTCTGCGCGCAGAAGGCATGCATCGAACCGCTGCAATCATGGAGGCGGGAGCAAATCGCTTTCGCCCCATTATGATGACGACATTTACAACCGTCTGCGGCCTTTTGCCAATGGCTCTGGGAAGCAGTAAAGTTTTGGGACAGCCCTATGCACCTATGGGATTCACCATGATCGGCGGCCTGCTTTCTTCGACTCTGCTCACCCTGCTGCTCGTCCCCTTGTTTTACACATTTTTAGATGACCTGCGCTCAGCCCTCAAAAGGTTGACAAATAGTGCCTTCAAAGCGCTAAAAGTTGGCGACACACAAGCGGCAGACATGGCGGATTAA
- a CDS encoding Gfo/Idh/MocA family oxidoreductase produces the protein MSDAPVRVGFVGCGKQASASWYPNFATIPELDLYACCDLQVELAERNARFFGARRWYTNLSDMLEKEDLDAVMVVGPPDMHFECGKQVLAAGLPLMMEKPPARLTAQAQELADMAERRGLITQIGHNMRHAPGVQKFREFMATPEFGKLLFLESRYFMPGPMWPDDSDYRAGWQYMIFQSTHAVDLARFLGGEIERVYADLSVGEGGRFAIACTAHFDSGATGMITLTGCTPNWTCKIEAAGDARAHLRLVNLHTLDFEPHSPEGGYQPSPGIPSQSYSPAVRDNAEKRSGYWGQMQAFARAVQKGESDSPTLRDACQAMVVCEAICDSIERKAPVDVELS, from the coding sequence ATGAGTGACGCACCTGTTCGCGTTGGGTTTGTAGGCTGTGGGAAACAGGCGAGTGCATCGTGGTATCCCAATTTTGCAACCATACCAGAATTGGATCTGTACGCCTGCTGTGATTTGCAAGTGGAACTGGCAGAGCGCAATGCGCGGTTTTTTGGGGCGAGAAGATGGTACACAAATTTGTCTGATATGCTCGAGAAGGAAGATCTGGATGCCGTGATGGTCGTGGGTCCGCCGGATATGCATTTTGAGTGTGGGAAGCAGGTGCTGGCAGCGGGGTTGCCGTTGATGATGGAGAAGCCTCCAGCGCGTTTAACAGCCCAGGCTCAGGAGTTGGCTGATATGGCTGAGAGGCGAGGGCTGATTACGCAGATTGGTCACAATATGCGACACGCGCCTGGGGTGCAAAAATTTCGAGAGTTTATGGCGACGCCCGAGTTTGGGAAATTGCTTTTTTTGGAGAGTCGGTATTTTATGCCAGGTCCGATGTGGCCGGATGATTCAGACTATCGTGCGGGCTGGCAGTATATGATTTTTCAGTCAACACACGCGGTAGATCTCGCGCGTTTTTTGGGTGGGGAAATCGAGCGGGTTTACGCGGATTTGTCGGTTGGTGAGGGGGGACGATTTGCAATTGCCTGTACCGCGCATTTTGATAGCGGTGCAACCGGAATGATTACGCTGACGGGTTGTACCCCAAATTGGACGTGTAAGATTGAAGCGGCGGGCGATGCGCGGGCGCATTTGCGTCTGGTGAATTTGCATACGTTGGATTTTGAACCCCATTCACCCGAAGGGGGGTACCAACCCTCGCCCGGTATTCCATCTCAATCTTATTCTCCCGCCGTGCGGGACAATGCGGAAAAACGAAGTGGGTACTGGGGGCAAATGCAGGCTTTTGCGCGGGCTGTACAAAAAGGGGAGTCAGATTCACCAACTCTGAGAGATGCGTGTCAGGCGATGGTGGTATGCGAGGCGATTTGCGATAGCATCGAGCGAAAAGCTCCGGTGGATGTCGAACTTTCGTGA